TGGTCCAATTATGACAGTAGATTTACTAAACTTCACCGAAGCACCATGGATTCATAAAAAAGGAGATTGGTATTATTTATCATATGCTTATCAATTTCCAGAAAAAATAGCATATGCTATGAGTAAATCTGTTACAGGTCCTTGGGAATTTAAAGGTATTTTAAATGAAGTTGCAGGAAACAGCAATACAAACCATCAGGCAATTATTGAGTTTAAAGGTAAAGATTATTTCATCTATCATAATGGAAATATTCCAACACATGGCGGTAGTTTTAGGCGTTCGGTTTGTGTTGATAGGCTTTTTTATAACAAAGATGGCACCATGAAACGAGTAGTCATGACATCAGAAGGAATTCAAAAATAAATTTCATGAAAATAGTTAGACATTATATATCATTATTACTTTTTTTTACAATAATGGTTTCTTGCGCACAAACTGATAAACCAATTACACATGATCCTGTAGTTGCAAAACAAGGAGATACCTATTATTTATTTTGTACAGGACCAGGAATTACAAGTTTTACATCAAAAGATTTAAAAACTTGGAAGCGAGCTGATCCTGTTTTTTCTGAACAACCAAAATGGGCTAAAACAATAGCTCCAGGTTTTAATGGTCATATTTGGGCACCAGATATTACTTTTTATAAGGGAACTTACTATTTGTATTATTCCGTATCGGCTTTTGGCAAAAATACATCTGCAATTGGATTAGTAATCAATAAGACTTTAAATCCTAAAGACGAGAATTATAAATGGGAAGATCAAGGTGTAGTAATTCAATCTGTCCCGAACAGAGATTTATGGAATGCGATTGATCCCAATTTAATTTTTGATGAAAACGGAACCCCTTGGTTAGCATTTGGTTCGTTTTGGAGTGGATTAAAAATGGTAAAATTAAAATCCAACTTAAAAGAAGTTGCAAACCCTGAAGAATGGCATGCCATTTCGAAAAGAGATAGGGATCCTGATTTAGAAGATTCAGAACCTGGGAATGCTGCTTTAGAAGGCCCATTCATTTTTAAAAAAGGAGATTATTATTATCAATTTTTGTCTTGGGATTATTGTTGTCGAGGTGAAAACAGCACCTATAAATTGGTTGTAGGTCGCTCAAAATTAGTAACTGGACCTTACGTAGATAAAGATGGAAAATATTTGAATGAAGGTGGCGGTTCTTTAGTGATTGAAGGTAATAAAAACTGGTATGGTGTTGGTCATAATAGTGTATTTACTTTCGATGGTAAAGATTATACGTTTATGCATGGTTATGACGCTAATGATAATGGAATACCAAAATTAATTGTCAAAGAAATTAAATGGGCTGAAGGTTGGCCAATTGTAGAACCAATGGATTAATTATGAAATTAACAAAATATACTATAGCTGTAATTACTGTTCTAGCACTATTCAATTGTAAATCAGATAAAAACAATATTTCAGAATTAGAAGAACCAAAAGCAGGGTATCAGATTGAACCAGTAGATATTCAGCATGTAAAAATAACCGATGATTTCTGGTTACCAATAATAAAAAGGGTTCAAGAAAAAACTATTGAATATGCGATTGCAAAATGTGAAGAAGAAGGTCGTTTAGACAATTTCTTAATTGCAGGAGGAGAAAAGGAAGGCACTGTTAAAGGAGCTATGCCTTTTGACGATACCGATGTTTACAAAATAATTGAAGGGGCATCAAATTCATTAATTAGTGCTCCAAATGCAGCATTAGAAACCGTTTTAGATTCGCTGGTTAGTATTATAAAAGTAGGGCAAGAACCTGATGGCTATTTAACGACTTGGCGAACCATAAATCCTGCAAAACCACCTGCAACTTGGGTCGAGGTTAAAGAAGGAAAACGTTGGGAAGCCTTATTTATGAGTCACGAATTGTATAACGCAGGGCATTTATACGAAGCTGCTGCTGTACATTATAAAGCGACAGGAAAACGCAATTTTTTAGACATTGCTTTAAAAAATGCCGATTTAATGGTAAATACATTTGGTGATGGGGAACATAAAATTTCTGCTGTTCCAGGTCATCAAATTATAGAAACAGGTTTAATTAAGTTATTTCAAATTACAGGAAAAGAAGACTACATAAACTTAGCAAAATACTTTTTAGATAATCGCGGAAATCCTCATAATCACAAGTTGTTCGGTCCTTATTCTCAAGACCATATTTCAGTAGTTCAGCAAGACGAAGTTGTTGGACACGCTGTGAGAGCAGTTTATATGTATGCGGCAATGACAGATATTGCAGCCATAAAAAAGGATAGTTTATACGCTTCTGCAGTAGATAAATTGTGGAACAATATGGTGAGTAAAAAAATGTATGTTACTGGAGGCATTGGTGCTAAGCATGATGGAGAAGCTTTTGGTGAAAATTATGAGCTACCAAATTTAACGGCATATAACGAAACATGTGCAGCAATTGGCGATGTATATTGGAATCACAGATTGCATAATCTTAAGGGTGATGTTAAATATTTTGATGTAATAGAACGCACACTATACAACGGATTAATTTCTGGATTATCTTTGGACGGCACTAATTTTTTCTATCCAAATGCATTAGAATCTGATGGTGTTTACAAATCCAATCGTGGGTCGTGTACACGTCAATCTTGGTTTGATTGTTCATGTTGTCCAACTAATGTTATTCGTTTTGTGCCTTCAATTCCTGGTTTAATATATTCAAAAGCAAATAAAACGGTGTACGTTAATTTATATGCATCAAGTCACGCAGATATCGATTTAAACGGACAGAAAGTAAAAGTATCTCAAGAAACTGCTTATCCATGGAACGGAAAAGTTAATATGACGGTTGAATCGAATTCAGACATCACGGTAAAATTTCGTGTTCCTGGTTGGAGCAGAAATGAAGTTTTACCAAGCGATTTATATGCTTATGTGAATACTTCACAAGTGCAACCAACACTTACTATTAATGATGGGAAAGTAGAGGCTTCTTTAAAAGATGGTTATTTTGAAGTCACAAGAAAATGGAAAGCTGATGATAAAATTGAACTTAATTTCCCTATGGAAGTAAGAACAATTAAAGCTAATGACAAGGTTATAGAAGATAAAGAGAAACTAGCTTTAGAATATGGTCCATTGGTTTATGCTGTTGAAGAAATTGATAACCCAAAATTTGATGCTATTACAGTATCAACTTCAGATGAATTTACAGTTCAAAAGGAATCCATTTTAGAAGGTGTAAATACACTAACCAATGATAAATTAAAAGCTATTCCTTACTACGCTTGGTCAAACAGAGGTGTAGGTAAAATGAAGGTTTGGCTACCAATAACAACTAACTAATCACCAATCTCAGAACTGGGAATTTATAAAATATGAAATCTAACAATCAAAAGTTAAGCATACTAGAAAAAATTGGATATGGTTCAGGTGATGCAGCAGTAAATGTTGTTATCTCTTCCATGTTTCTTATCATTACCTTTTTTTATACAGATGTCTATGGTTTAAAAGCGACAGACATGGCATTAATGTTTCTTTTAGTAAGGTTTATTGATGCCATAACCGATCCGCTTATGGGATTGATAACCGATAAGTTTACCACAAAATGGGGGCGTTATAGACCTTATTTTCTCTATTTATCTGTCCCTTTTGGTATTTCGGTATTCTTAACATTTACAACGCCAGATTTCGATTATACAGGTAAATTAATTTATGCTTACATTACATATATTTTTGTAACCATTATGTTTACTTCGGTTACAATTCCTTATATATCTCTAATTGGTGTATTAACAAGTGACCCTAAAGAACGCTTATCGGCAAATGGTTATAGATTGTTTTTTGCAAAAGTAGCAGCCTTTTTAGTGTCTATTGTAGTGCCAATTTTAGCAGAAAAACTTGGTAAGAATGACTTAGCAAGAGGCTATCAATTAGCCATGGGAATAA
The nucleotide sequence above comes from Flavobacteriaceae bacterium HL-DH10. Encoded proteins:
- a CDS encoding glycoside hydrolase family 127 protein; this encodes MKLTKYTIAVITVLALFNCKSDKNNISELEEPKAGYQIEPVDIQHVKITDDFWLPIIKRVQEKTIEYAIAKCEEEGRLDNFLIAGGEKEGTVKGAMPFDDTDVYKIIEGASNSLISAPNAALETVLDSLVSIIKVGQEPDGYLTTWRTINPAKPPATWVEVKEGKRWEALFMSHELYNAGHLYEAAAVHYKATGKRNFLDIALKNADLMVNTFGDGEHKISAVPGHQIIETGLIKLFQITGKEDYINLAKYFLDNRGNPHNHKLFGPYSQDHISVVQQDEVVGHAVRAVYMYAAMTDIAAIKKDSLYASAVDKLWNNMVSKKMYVTGGIGAKHDGEAFGENYELPNLTAYNETCAAIGDVYWNHRLHNLKGDVKYFDVIERTLYNGLISGLSLDGTNFFYPNALESDGVYKSNRGSCTRQSWFDCSCCPTNVIRFVPSIPGLIYSKANKTVYVNLYASSHADIDLNGQKVKVSQETAYPWNGKVNMTVESNSDITVKFRVPGWSRNEVLPSDLYAYVNTSQVQPTLTINDGKVEASLKDGYFEVTRKWKADDKIELNFPMEVRTIKANDKVIEDKEKLALEYGPLVYAVEEIDNPKFDAITVSTSDEFTVQKESILEGVNTLTNDKLKAIPYYAWSNRGVGKMKVWLPITTN
- a CDS encoding arabinan endo-1,5-alpha-L-arabinosidase; the protein is MKIVRHYISLLLFFTIMVSCAQTDKPITHDPVVAKQGDTYYLFCTGPGITSFTSKDLKTWKRADPVFSEQPKWAKTIAPGFNGHIWAPDITFYKGTYYLYYSVSAFGKNTSAIGLVINKTLNPKDENYKWEDQGVVIQSVPNRDLWNAIDPNLIFDENGTPWLAFGSFWSGLKMVKLKSNLKEVANPEEWHAISKRDRDPDLEDSEPGNAALEGPFIFKKGDYYYQFLSWDYCCRGENSTYKLVVGRSKLVTGPYVDKDGKYLNEGGGSLVIEGNKNWYGVGHNSVFTFDGKDYTFMHGYDANDNGIPKLIVKEIKWAEGWPIVEPMD